Proteins found in one Streptococcus criceti HS-6 genomic segment:
- the trpD gene encoding anthranilate phosphoribosyltransferase yields MKEIFMKLSQRQDLNQEEVQELFENILQGQVSEAQIAAFLLGLKIKGETPEEITGVVKALKNRAAQLPQTFEDAMCNCGTGGDQSYSFNISTTACFILAAGGVRMAKAGNRSVSSKSGSADVLEELGINIAAEPETLSKALDEAGLAFIFAQTMHPAMRYIGPARQALGIPTIMNLVGPLANPLDLETQLMGLYRVELQDIVAQSLQQLGRKRALVITGPDNMDEAALYGTNTYTLLEDGKISQHTFTYKDLDMDKVELADITGGDAKDNAQILLSVLNNEPSPYLETTVLNAGLGFYANGKADSIKAGVTLARQLLADGLALAKLHQLQEVQV; encoded by the coding sequence ATGAAAGAGATTTTTATGAAATTAAGTCAGAGACAAGACCTAAATCAAGAAGAAGTTCAGGAACTTTTTGAAAATATCTTGCAGGGTCAAGTGTCAGAAGCACAAATCGCCGCTTTCTTGTTAGGCTTGAAAATTAAGGGTGAAACACCAGAGGAGATTACAGGGGTGGTCAAGGCTCTAAAAAATCGAGCAGCCCAGCTTCCTCAGACTTTTGAGGATGCCATGTGCAACTGCGGAACTGGCGGTGACCAATCCTACAGTTTCAATATTTCGACAACAGCCTGCTTTATCTTAGCAGCTGGCGGTGTCCGCATGGCCAAGGCAGGGAATCGTTCGGTCTCATCTAAATCAGGTTCAGCCGATGTTCTGGAAGAATTAGGGATTAACATTGCAGCAGAACCTGAAACTCTGTCTAAGGCTTTGGATGAGGCAGGCTTAGCCTTTATCTTTGCGCAAACCATGCATCCAGCCATGCGTTACATTGGTCCAGCCAGACAGGCACTGGGGATTCCAACTATTATGAATTTGGTAGGGCCTCTGGCTAATCCGCTGGATTTAGAAACTCAGCTTATGGGGCTCTATCGTGTAGAATTGCAGGACATAGTTGCTCAGTCACTGCAGCAGCTGGGCCGCAAACGTGCTCTAGTCATTACAGGACCTGACAATATGGATGAGGCTGCCCTCTATGGTACCAATACCTATACTTTATTAGAAGACGGTAAAATCAGCCAGCACACATTTACCTATAAAGATTTGGATATGGATAAGGTTGAATTGGCCGATATCACAGGCGGTGATGCTAAAGACAATGCTCAAATCTTGCTCAGCGTCCTAAACAATGAACCGAGTCCTTATCTAGAGACGACCGTCCTAAATGCAGGCTTGGGCTTCTATGCCAATGGTAAAGCTGACAGTATCAAAGCCGGCGTAACCCTAGCCCGTCAGCTTCTAGCTGACGGTTTGGCTCTAGCCAAGCTTCACCAGTTACAAGAGGTACAAGTATGA
- a CDS encoding aminodeoxychorismate/anthranilate synthase component II yields MILLIDNYDSFTYNLAQYLGTFAEVKVLRNDAENVYQEAQTADALVFSPGPGWPADAGKMESLIKDFAGQKPILGICLGHQAIAESFGGKLGLAKNVRHGKQSPLELQAPSPLFEGIADGVPIMRYHSIVVEDLPQDFEVTAITSDDHEIMAMQHKELPIYGLQYHPESIGSPDGLKMIENFVKLSAKE; encoded by the coding sequence ATGATTTTACTGATTGATAATTATGATTCTTTTACCTATAACTTAGCTCAGTATCTTGGGACTTTCGCAGAGGTTAAAGTGCTGCGCAATGATGCTGAAAACGTGTACCAAGAGGCGCAAACAGCTGATGCCCTAGTTTTTTCACCAGGTCCAGGTTGGCCAGCTGATGCTGGGAAAATGGAAAGTCTGATCAAGGACTTTGCTGGACAAAAGCCGATACTGGGTATCTGTCTGGGACATCAGGCTATTGCTGAGAGTTTTGGCGGTAAACTGGGGCTGGCTAAAAATGTGAGACATGGGAAGCAATCGCCTCTGGAACTGCAAGCACCTTCTCCTCTTTTTGAAGGTATTGCAGACGGCGTACCTATTATGCGCTATCACTCAATAGTCGTTGAAGACCTGCCTCAGGATTTTGAAGTGACGGCCATCACTAGCGATGATCATGAAATCATGGCTATGCAGCATAAGGAACTGCCCATTTACGGTCTTCAATACCATCCGGAAAGTATCGGCTCACCGGATGGCTTGAAAATGATTGAAAACTTTGTCAAGCTTTCAGCCAAAGAGTAA
- the trpE gene encoding anthranilate synthase component I translates to MQKILPADTLTPILAYMRIRGQHKVILESIPREKENARFSIVAYNPVFELRFEESRLLKNGIVVDDDPLDYLSAVTLKSNQSALPFGGGAIGFVGYDMMSLYENIGQIPQDTIGTPDMHFFIYESYLVFDHKKEKVYVVEDNIYSGRDNDASRQALGQVIQDLQTQAPNEFSPQELHRLDFKNHLEKETFEAMVTKAKTLIRQGDMFQCVISQRFSSDFQGDPLDYYRNLRVTSPSNYLYFYDFGDYQIIGASPESLVSVKDGQVVTNPIAGTRPRGKDEAEDQALAKDLASDVKETAEHRMLVDLGRNDIGKIAEIDSVKLTQYMEVEYFRYVMHLTSVVKGTLLSQLTAIDALKSTLPAGTVSGAPKIRAMTRIYQLEKEKRGIYAGAIGYLSATGDMDFAIAIRTMILKNNKAYVQAGAGIVYDSQPENEFYETINKAKAMTKIGDAQ, encoded by the coding sequence ATGCAAAAAATTTTACCGGCAGACACTCTTACTCCGATTTTAGCCTATATGCGCATTAGAGGTCAGCATAAGGTTATCTTGGAATCTATTCCTCGCGAAAAGGAAAATGCCCGCTTTTCAATTGTGGCCTATAATCCCGTTTTTGAACTGCGTTTTGAAGAAAGCCGCTTATTGAAAAACGGAATAGTAGTTGATGATGATCCGCTTGATTATCTCAGCGCCGTAACACTTAAATCGAATCAATCTGCCCTTCCTTTTGGCGGCGGCGCCATCGGTTTTGTTGGCTATGATATGATGAGTCTTTATGAAAATATTGGTCAGATTCCCCAAGACACTATCGGGACACCGGATATGCACTTCTTTATTTATGAGTCTTATTTGGTCTTTGATCACAAGAAGGAAAAGGTCTATGTGGTAGAGGATAATATTTACAGCGGCCGTGATAATGATGCTAGCCGTCAGGCATTGGGACAGGTCATTCAGGATTTGCAGACTCAGGCTCCGAATGAATTCAGCCCGCAAGAGCTGCACCGACTGGATTTTAAGAACCATCTAGAAAAGGAAACATTTGAAGCTATGGTCACCAAGGCTAAAACGCTTATTCGTCAGGGAGATATGTTCCAATGTGTGATCAGCCAGCGCTTTTCCAGTGATTTTCAAGGGGATCCGCTCGATTATTACCGAAATTTGCGCGTGACCAGTCCGTCAAATTATCTCTATTTCTATGATTTCGGAGATTATCAGATTATCGGAGCCAGTCCTGAGAGTTTAGTCTCCGTTAAAGACGGTCAGGTCGTGACCAATCCGATTGCCGGCACTCGTCCCAGAGGTAAGGATGAAGCAGAAGATCAGGCCTTAGCAAAAGATTTAGCCAGTGATGTCAAAGAAACGGCCGAACACCGTATGCTGGTCGATCTAGGCCGCAATGATATCGGTAAGATTGCTGAGATTGATAGTGTTAAGCTGACCCAGTATATGGAAGTGGAATATTTTCGCTATGTGATGCACCTGACCAGTGTTGTCAAAGGAACTCTGTTGTCTCAACTGACAGCTATTGATGCTCTGAAATCAACCCTGCCAGCAGGAACCGTATCAGGTGCTCCTAAAATTCGTGCTATGACGCGTATCTATCAGCTGGAAAAAGAAAAAAGGGGAATCTATGCCGGTGCCATCGGTTACCTATCTGCGACAGGCGATATGGATTTTGCCATTGCTATTCGGACAATGATTCTCAAAAATAACAAGGCCTACGTTCAGGCTGGCGCTGGTATTGTTTACGACAGTCAGCCTGAGAATGAATTTTACGAAACAATCAATAAGGCCAAGGCTATGACAAAAATAGGAGATGCCCAATGA
- a CDS encoding chorismate mutase has translation MPQTLADVRQKIDSLDQEMIKLLAERQKLVETAGRLKPSQDTAAVAAPHRVAQIIRERRSQAAEANLSPAVAEAVWRSMIEAFILLETEVNKAKHPHTS, from the coding sequence ATGCCCCAGACACTAGCTGACGTTCGTCAGAAAATAGATAGTTTAGATCAGGAAATGATTAAATTGTTGGCCGAGCGGCAAAAATTAGTAGAAACAGCGGGACGTTTAAAACCCAGCCAAGATACTGCCGCTGTGGCTGCCCCTCATCGTGTAGCCCAGATAATCCGTGAACGCCGCAGTCAGGCCGCAGAGGCAAACCTATCACCAGCTGTTGCGGAAGCTGTATGGCGGTCAATGATAGAAGCTTTTATCCTATTAGAGACTGAAGTCAATAAGGCAAAACATCCTCATACCAGTTAA
- the pnuC gene encoding nicotinamide riboside transporter PnuC: protein MHFIERKIKGIRSTWQEMSQGLQLIIQGLKERSLADSLKIFWDDLFANRSLVQWLYLLILGSFPLWLELYYHHQVRDWVGMTCSLTGIICVIFVSEGRASNYLFGLINSVIYLILALQEGFYGEVLTTLYFTIMQPIGLFVWIYQSQFKKQEQTFVARKLSFANWLKYLLITALWWLSFGLIYQSIGARRPFRDSVTDATNGVGQLLMTAVYREQWLFWAATNIFSIYLWWGESLQIQGKYFIYLINSLVGWYQWSKAAKKDGKESGKEPKN from the coding sequence ATGCATTTTATTGAAAGAAAAATTAAAGGTATCCGTTCAACTTGGCAAGAAATGTCACAGGGGCTGCAACTGATCATCCAAGGATTAAAAGAGCGCTCCCTAGCCGATAGCCTCAAGATCTTTTGGGATGATCTGTTTGCCAACCGTAGCCTCGTTCAATGGCTTTACTTGCTTATCCTCGGTAGCTTTCCGCTCTGGCTGGAGCTCTATTACCACCATCAGGTGAGAGACTGGGTAGGTATGACCTGCAGTCTGACCGGCATTATCTGCGTCATTTTTGTATCAGAGGGCCGGGCCAGCAACTATTTATTTGGTCTGATTAATTCCGTCATTTATCTAATATTAGCCTTGCAAGAAGGATTTTATGGTGAGGTACTGACAACCCTGTACTTTACGATTATGCAGCCAATTGGTCTTTTTGTCTGGATTTACCAATCCCAGTTTAAAAAGCAGGAGCAGACGTTCGTGGCTCGTAAATTAAGCTTTGCCAACTGGCTCAAATATCTTCTGATAACCGCCCTTTGGTGGCTGAGTTTCGGTCTCATCTATCAGTCTATCGGAGCTAGGCGGCCTTTCAGAGACAGTGTCACCGATGCGACTAATGGGGTAGGCCAGCTCCTGATGACAGCTGTCTATCGTGAACAGTGGCTCTTCTGGGCGGCTACCAATATTTTCTCTATCTATCTTTGGTGGGGAGAAAGTTTACAAATACAGGGAAAATACTTTATCTATCTCATTAACAGCTTAGTCGGCTGGTACCAATGGTCTAAGGCTGCAAAGAAAGATGGGAAAGAGAGTGGGAAAGAACCAAAAAATTGA
- a CDS encoding response regulator transcription factor — protein MKLLVAEDQAMLRDALCQLLLMEDGVEEIYQAADGDEAIALLQKQAVDVAILDVEMPKKTGLDVLEWIRANADIKVIIVTTFKRAGYFKRALAAHVDAYVLKDRSASELMKTIYTVLAGQKEYSPELVEEVAFTSNPLSQREQEVLELAAKGLSNQDISEKLFLSNGTIRNYMTSIFNKLSASNRTDAVRIAKDKGWV, from the coding sequence ATGAAATTATTAGTTGCAGAAGATCAGGCTATGCTGCGGGATGCGCTTTGCCAGCTCTTGCTCATGGAAGATGGCGTGGAGGAAATTTATCAGGCTGCAGATGGAGACGAAGCGATAGCTCTGCTGCAAAAACAAGCTGTTGATGTCGCTATTTTAGATGTTGAAATGCCAAAGAAAACGGGACTTGATGTGTTGGAATGGATTCGCGCTAATGCGGACATCAAAGTGATTATCGTGACCACCTTCAAGCGCGCAGGCTATTTCAAACGCGCTTTAGCAGCTCATGTAGACGCTTATGTTTTAAAGGACCGTTCAGCTTCGGAACTCATGAAGACTATTTATACGGTTTTAGCAGGCCAAAAGGAATATTCACCAGAACTGGTTGAAGAGGTGGCCTTTACGTCAAATCCTCTCAGTCAGCGTGAGCAGGAAGTCCTAGAATTGGCAGCTAAAGGCCTGTCCAATCAAGATATTTCTGAAAAACTGTTTTTATCGAATGGGACCATCAGAAATTATATGACCAGTATTTTTAATAAATTATCGGCCAGCAATCGTACCGATGCCGTCCGCATTGCCAAGGACAAGGGCTGGGTGTAG
- a CDS encoding sensor histidine kinase: MFRRFQKTDSLYYVGLVFMIFPWGGVLWFGYPSWTLVPSILFGICYILLIHLRDQYKKLIALLWFYLLGYILGMTFAIEPNMIWFFFYLENLLVWRFGDDIRSYRMVSYVLALSAVMLWVLFFAPTVLEKVMTVLITTFIIAMHYFQRQNYLESKVKEEIYQKNKEINLLSAENERNRIGRDLHDTLGHTFAMMTLKTELALKQLEKKNLAAVNKELRELNQISQESMKNVRELINNLKYRTVAEELDNITEVFTLSDIGLTVDNQLNLDTLSPVIQSSMTMILRELTTNIIKHAGANQCHIKLYRTDELTIDVSDNGCGFAQLTGEELHSIKERLQLVKGDVVILSSQNPTLIRVTLEEGDGL; this comes from the coding sequence ATGTTTCGACGATTTCAAAAGACGGATTCGCTCTACTATGTAGGGCTGGTCTTCATGATCTTTCCCTGGGGAGGAGTGCTGTGGTTTGGCTATCCTAGCTGGACTTTAGTTCCATCAATACTTTTTGGAATTTGTTATATCCTGCTTATCCATCTTCGCGACCAGTATAAAAAGTTGATCGCTCTCCTGTGGTTCTATCTGCTCGGCTATATTCTTGGGATGACTTTTGCGATTGAGCCCAATATGATATGGTTTTTCTTCTATTTAGAGAATCTTTTGGTTTGGCGATTTGGAGATGACATACGAAGTTACCGTATGGTGTCTTATGTTCTTGCTCTTTCAGCTGTTATGCTGTGGGTATTATTCTTTGCCCCAACAGTCCTAGAAAAAGTAATGACGGTGCTGATTACCACCTTTATCATTGCCATGCATTATTTTCAGCGGCAGAATTATTTGGAAAGTAAGGTTAAGGAGGAAATTTATCAGAAGAATAAGGAAATTAACCTCCTGTCCGCCGAAAATGAACGCAACCGCATTGGCCGTGATTTGCATGATACGCTGGGACATACCTTTGCCATGATGACCCTGAAAACGGAGTTGGCCCTTAAGCAGTTAGAAAAGAAAAACTTAGCTGCTGTTAATAAGGAATTACGGGAGCTTAACCAGATTAGCCAAGAGTCGATGAAGAATGTCCGTGAGCTCATTAATAATCTCAAATACCGTACAGTGGCAGAAGAATTAGATAATATCACTGAGGTGTTTACTCTGTCAGACATTGGCCTGACAGTGGATAATCAGTTGAACTTAGATACTTTATCACCAGTTATCCAGTCCAGCATGACCATGATTTTACGAGAATTAACCACCAACATTATCAAGCATGCTGGAGCTAATCAGTGTCACATCAAGCTCTACAGAACTGATGAGCTAACGATTGATGTCAGTGATAATGGCTGCGGCTTTGCCCAGCTGACCGGTGAGGAGTTACATTCCATCAAAGAGCGCCTGCAGCTGGTTAAGGGGGACGTTGTGATTTTATCCAGCCAAAATCCAACGCTTATTCGTGTGACCTTAGAAGAAGGAGATGGGCTATGA
- a CDS encoding ABC transporter permease: MNTFKAILHQEYLINKRSLSNLIMGIGMPIAFFLLFTSIWASDDNMPKAQVAYWVRQYMIQMTAFSSLSFAFYSLPFAFQEDRNGNRLRSIQHSPIPMWQYYFSKILAVLIHFVLAIVAVFAVGHFVKGVDMPAIDWLTSAVVLFAGAICFMPFGALFAHIKSSQTLSLIANIFYMGLAVLGGLWMPVQTFPDFMQKLAKVTPTYHLNNLLISYFKDDFSIRSLVILLGYAIIVLVIALAVGKKLEVH, from the coding sequence AGCAATCCTGCATCAGGAATATCTCATCAATAAACGTTCCCTGTCTAACCTAATAATGGGAATTGGTATGCCGATTGCTTTCTTCCTACTCTTTACCAGTATTTGGGCCAGTGACGACAATATGCCCAAGGCACAGGTAGCTTATTGGGTACGTCAATATATGATACAGATGACAGCCTTTTCCAGTCTTAGTTTCGCCTTTTATTCCTTACCCTTCGCTTTTCAGGAAGACAGAAATGGCAATCGTCTCAGAAGTATTCAGCACAGTCCCATCCCCATGTGGCAATACTATTTTAGTAAAATTTTAGCTGTTCTTATTCACTTTGTTTTAGCTATTGTGGCTGTTTTTGCCGTAGGACACTTTGTCAAAGGGGTCGATATGCCTGCGATAGATTGGCTAACTAGTGCAGTGGTTTTGTTTGCTGGAGCTATCTGCTTTATGCCTTTCGGCGCCCTTTTTGCTCATATCAAGTCGTCGCAGACCCTTTCTCTGATTGCCAATATTTTCTATATGGGGTTGGCTGTCTTAGGCGGTCTCTGGATGCCAGTGCAGACTTTCCCAGATTTCATGCAGAAACTAGCCAAGGTGACTCCGACCTATCATCTCAATAATCTCTTAATTTCTTATTTCAAAGATGATTTTTCCATTCGGTCTCTGGTCATTCTTTTGGGATATGCTATCATAGTTTTAGTGATTGCTCTGGCAGTCGGAAAAAAACTTGAGGTGCATTGA